DNA from Ignavibacteriales bacterium:
TATCAAAAAAGAATAATTTTAACAACTGAAAACGCAGTAAGAATCTTTACAAAACTGTGATTCTAAGCGCAATTATCATAACCCATGTTCTATCGCATCAGAATAATTCTTAACTTAAAACCAAAATTTAATTGTAAAAAAATGGATCAAAAACCTAACAGACTAATAAAAGAAAAAAGCCCCTACTTATTGCAGCATGCATTTAATCCTGTAAACTGGTTCGCGTGGACTGATGAAGCATTTGATAAAGCAAAAGTTGAAGACAAACCAATTTTTCTTTCAATTGGATACTCAACCTGCCATTGGTGCCACGTGATGGAAAAAGAATCATTTGAAGATGAAGAAGTAGCAAAACTGATGAACGATGCTTTTGTATCAATAAAAGTAGATCGTGAAGAGCGTCCCGATATTGATGGGATTTATATGGCCGTTTGCCAGATGGTTACAGGCAGTGGTGGATGGCCTTTAACTATTGTAATGACCCCGGATAAGAAACCATTTTTTACCGGAACATATTTTCCAAAACATAATAGATTTAACAGAATTGGCATGATGGAATTAGTTCCAAAACTTAAATCCGTTTGGTTAAATCAAAAAGAGGACGTTCTAAGATCAGCGGAAGAGATTGCCACATCTTTAAGTAAACAAAATTTAATTTTGGATTCTACAGAAATAGATGAAACAATTTTAGACAAAACTTACAATGAGTTAAGTAAAAGATACGATGAAACGAATGGCGGATTTGGAAACGCTCCCAAATTTCCATCGCCGCATAATTTATTGTTCCTGTTAAGGTATTGGAAAAGAAATAATCAACCAAAAGCACTTGAGATGGTTGAAAAAACTTTAACAGAAATGCGCCGCGGAGGGATTTATGATCATATTGGGTTTGGATTTGCACGCTACTCAACTGATCAACATTGGTTAGTACCGCATTTTGAAAAGATGTTGTACGATCAGGCAATGTTAGTTATGGCCTACACGGAATCATATCTTGCAACAAAAAATATATTCTACAAAAAAACCGCTGAAGAAATATTAGAATATGTTTTACGCGATATGACTCACCCCGATGGTGGTTTTTATTCCGCTGAAGATGCTGATAGTGAAGGTGAAGAAGGTAAATTTTATCTGTGGGACGCTGATGAGTTGAGAAATATTTTGGATAAAGGCGAATCCAATTTTGCAATAAAATTTTTTAATGTTGCTAATAATGGAAACTGGATTGATGAATCAAAAGGAATGATGCCCGGAACTAATATTTTGCATCTCAGAAATTCCTATAAAGAACTTGCCAATGAGTTTAATATAAGCGAGGATGATTTTTTTAATAAGTTAGGATCAATCCGTCAAAAACTTTTTGATTATAGAGAGAAAAGAATTCATCCGCATAAAGATGACAAAGTATTAACTGACTGGAATGGATTGATGATTTCTGCTTTTGCAAAAGCAGCACAGGCTTTTAACAACTGCACTTATGCTGATGTCGCGGAAAAATCTTATTTGTTTATTGAAAAGCATTTAACAAAAAAAGACGGTAAATTAATTCATCGCTTCCGAGATGGTGAATCCGGTTTACCTGCTCATTTAGATGATTATGCTTTTTTGATAAATGCCTTAATCGATCTCTACGAAACTACTTTTGAAATTAAATATCTAAAAAAAGCAGTTGAGCTAAATGAAATCTTAATGCAAGATTATTGGGATGAACACAACGGTGGATTGTTCTTTACATCATCTACAAGCGAAAAAATAATAACAAGACAAAAAGAAGTTTACGATGGAGCAATTCCTTCTGGAAATTCTATTGCTCTATTAAATCTATTAAGGCTTTCTCGATTTATATCTGATGTTAATTATGAAAACAAAGCTTTGGAACTTGTAAAATATTTTTCAAGTTATATCTCACGTTCGCCTTCGGCATTTTCTATGTTTATGTGTGGGCTGGATTTCCTTTTTTCATCATCCACTGAAATTGTAATTGTTTCCGAACTGCAGGATAATATTGTCATTAATGCTTTAGAACTTATTAGAAATTTCTATAATCCGAATAAAGTTGTTGTTCTAAGATCCGATAATATTAATAGCACTTTTGATGAATTGTTATCTTTTACAAAAGATATGAAAATGAAAGATAATAAGGCGACATTTTTTGTTTGTCGTGATTACAAATGTAATCAGCCTGTAAACACGACTACGGAGTTAGAAAACTTACTTTTATTATAGTTAATTGTTTAAGCTAAGTAGATATTTAGTTTTACTTAGAGTAATTTTGTCGTGGTAGATTAAAATAAAATCGGAGAATAACATTGAGTTCAGATAATAAATTTGTTCGATCATTAATTGAAAATGCAAAGCAAGGGAACAATGCCGCCATTGAACAGTTATTCCAGATGAACCTTGCGAAAATTTATGCATTTGCAATTCGTCTTACTGCAAACAAAGCTCTTGCAGAATCCATTACAAAAGAAACTTTTATAGAGGCATGGAAAAAAATTAATCTTGTAAGAAGCGATGCATCATTTCTTAAATGGCTAAGTGCAATAACAGTTTATAAAACGATCGATTCGCTTCGTTCGCAAAAAAGTAAAACAAAAATAAACCATAATGAATTAAGAGAACTTGAATCGAAAGATGAACTAGACAAATACATTCTTGATTTACCAGATCAAGAGAGAATGATTTTTGTTCTTAACAAAATTGAAGGCTACTCGATTGAAGAAATTTCCGATATGATGGGAATAAAGAAAGATCAAGTATCGATTCATTTGGAAATTGCTCATGACAAACTTATAAGTAGTGAGCCATCCTTGTCTAATGAAACCATAATGGCAGAAAAAATTTCAAAAGTTATCCCTGAATTGCAACCATCTACTGATGTACGAAATGGTATCTTCAAATATATAATGGATGTAAAAATACGCGAACAAAATGAACTGGATAAAATTGCTGAGGAATTGGCAGACAAAGAAAATCAAGTAAAAAGCGGAGAAGAGGAATTATCTGGTAAGGATCGGTATCCTGAAGAAGAAATTAAAAAGCCTAAAAAATCTAGAAAACAGTTTAATTTTGATCCTGACTTATTTAAAAAAATTGCTTATATAATATTGGGATTAGGTGCTGTAATAGCTGCTTATATTTTTATTACCTCTGGAGGCGGATGGGAAGTAATCCAGCTTTCCGGTCAACCCAAAATTAACAATAATATTATGAGCAAAGATGATGGCTTCGCCTCCGAGAGCAAAATTGAAACCGATGATGCTTCTTCAGTTACTGTTACGATTCCGGAAATGGGAAGATTATTAATTGATAATTCCTCAATTGTTTCTAGGACTAAAAACAGTAATGAAATAATATTAGACAAAGGTCAAATTAAAAAATTTGAAGGTGATGCGTCTGATGTTTTGATTGTTACAACCCCATTGGCAAAATTTACGGAATTGTACAAAGGCAGCGCATTTCGTTTAGGCGTGGATGAGACTGGTACATGTAAATTAACCGTTGAAAGTGGCTGGGTGATTGTTAACATAAAAGACTTTGATTCTTACGTTCCAAAAAACTTTGATTGTTTAATTTCAAGAGGGAGATATGCAATTCCATATCCATCCGGCTCTTCACCTGAATTAATTAATTTGTTACAAAATTTTAGCGGAATAAACGATCCTTCGGTTGGAACTATTATGACTCAAATGACTAAAAAAGAATCTCTATCATTGTGGCATATTATTCAACTTATTAGTACTGAGAACAGAAGTATTGCTTTTGATAGACTCAACGAACTAGTGCCTGCCCCTTCAAGCGTTACTAAAGAAGGAATACTTGCACTGCATAAATCTATGCTTTTAGATTGGCGACAGGAAATTGAATTGAAGATGGATTAGAGTTTTTCTTAAAAGTTTAAAACAGGAAACCCGATTCTTTGTATGAATTGGGTTTTTCTTTATAGATAGAATTGCTATTGAAACTTTATCTCTTCGGTTTATAAAAATGTGAGCTTTGTCCAAAGAAAACTTCTGCCGCATCCATAATTGTTTCTGATAATGTTGGATGTGGATGAATTGTAAGTTTCAAATCAGTTACATTAGCACCCATTTCAATTGCAAGAACACCTTCAGCAATTAACTCGCCTGCACCAGGACCACAAATTCCAATCCCAAGTAATCTTTGTGTGTCCGGATCAACAATTAATTTTGTTACTCCATCATTTCTATCTAGTGTAACTGCTCTGCCGCTTGCAGCCCAGGGAAATTTTGCAACTTCGTATTTTATTCCGCCTTTCTTTGCTTGTTCTTCGGTTATTCCTGCCCATGCAATTTCAGGATCAGTAAATACAACTGCGGGAATAGCAAGTGGTTCAAATGTAACTTTGTGTCCTGCTATAACCTCAACAGCAACTCTTCCTTCGTGTGATGCTTTATGTGCAAGCATCGGTTCTCCAACAATATCTCCAATAGCAAAAATATTCGGATCAGTTGATCTTAGCTGCTTATCAACTTTTATCCAGCCGCGATCAGTTAAAGTAACTTTTGTGTTTTCTAATCCAAGCCCCTTTGTTTCCGGTTTTCTTCCAATGGACATTAAAACATAATCATAAACTTTATCTGTAACGTTTCCTTTATCATCCTGAATCTTAACACTTATTCCATCTTTTACTTCCTTCATCTCTAGGACTTTACTATTTGTCATTACTTCAGCAAAAGATTTTTTAATACGTAGAGAAAGATAGTTTACAAGATCACGATCTGCTCCCGGCAGTAATCCGGGCATCATTTCAACAACTGAAACTTTTGTTCCAAGTGCTTCATAAACAGAACCAAGCTCAAGTCCGATGTATCCGCCGCCAACAACTAAAAGTGATTTTGGAATTTCAGGTAAATCAAGTGCTGAGGTTGAATTAAGTAATCTTTTTGATTGAATATTCAATGATGGAATTGTCGCAATAACAGAACCTGTTGCTATAATGGCTTTTTCAAAAGAATGCTCGATGGTTTGGCCGTCAACTTTTTCAATCTTAAGTGTTGAAGAGTTTATAAAACTTGCTCTGCCTTGTATGAAATTTATTTTTCTTTGCTTTGATATTTGTCCAAGCCCGTTTGTTAATTTATCAACAACTTTATTCTTAAAGTCACGGAGTTTATTAATATCGATCTTTGGGGCTCCGAATTCTATTCCCCAATTCTTAGCTTCTTCAGCTTCGTGAATAAGTTTAGCAACATGAAGTAATGCTTTTGATGGAATGCATCCACGATACAGACAAACGCCACCAGGATTTTTATCAAGATCAATGAGCGTAACATCCATTCCAAGATCAGCAGCAAGAAATGCTGCGGCATATCCACCTGGTCCGCCACCGATTACTGTTAGATTAATATTTTGTGTTGCCAAAGTTCACCTATCTTTTACTATTTGTCTGGTACAATCCAAATATTGTTTTCAATTTCCAATTTTACATCATCAACATAAACTGCTTTGCCGCTTCCACCAGGGCGAAAATCTGTAACAATATCTACATGCTGTGCGGATTGATTATATATTCCTTTTGATTGTAACTCGGATATTTTGGTTTTACCTTCCTCAGAATTATTGTCATCGACATATGCTTCTGGGTAACTCTGTCCGATAGCTATATGCAACGTACCACCAACCTTTTCAACAAACAAAGGGTGCTTTAAAACCTTATTCATTCCGTTATTCATACCGAGAGCCACTTCGCCAAGTCTATGAGAGCCTTCATCAGTTTCAATAATTTTTTTCAATGCTTCAAAACCTTGTTCAGCGGAATATTCTTTTATAACCCCACTATCAAATCTTAAATAGATTCCCTGAATATCCATTCCACCCTGGAATACTGGAAGATCCACAAATATTTCACCTTCAACAGAATTTGCATCAGGACTTGTAAAAACCTCACCATCCGGAAAATTTCTTTTACCTGTGCATTTAATAATATTTCTTCCTTTGATATTCAGCTTTAGTTCGAGTTCTTTTCTTGTTTTGGGATGCACCGTTTGAATTTTTATTTCAGAGCTTTTTTTCAATAGTTGAAAAATATCTTCTTCAACTTCATCAAGCAGACGAGGATCAACTGTTGAGGCTTTAACTATAAAATCAG
Protein-coding regions in this window:
- a CDS encoding thioredoxin domain-containing protein → MDQKPNRLIKEKSPYLLQHAFNPVNWFAWTDEAFDKAKVEDKPIFLSIGYSTCHWCHVMEKESFEDEEVAKLMNDAFVSIKVDREERPDIDGIYMAVCQMVTGSGGWPLTIVMTPDKKPFFTGTYFPKHNRFNRIGMMELVPKLKSVWLNQKEDVLRSAEEIATSLSKQNLILDSTEIDETILDKTYNELSKRYDETNGGFGNAPKFPSPHNLLFLLRYWKRNNQPKALEMVEKTLTEMRRGGIYDHIGFGFARYSTDQHWLVPHFEKMLYDQAMLVMAYTESYLATKNIFYKKTAEEILEYVLRDMTHPDGGFYSAEDADSEGEEGKFYLWDADELRNILDKGESNFAIKFFNVANNGNWIDESKGMMPGTNILHLRNSYKELANEFNISEDDFFNKLGSIRQKLFDYREKRIHPHKDDKVLTDWNGLMISAFAKAAQAFNNCTYADVAEKSYLFIEKHLTKKDGKLIHRFRDGESGLPAHLDDYAFLINALIDLYETTFEIKYLKKAVELNEILMQDYWDEHNGGLFFTSSTSEKIITRQKEVYDGAIPSGNSIALLNLLRLSRFISDVNYENKALELVKYFSSYISRSPSAFSMFMCGLDFLFSSSTEIVIVSELQDNIVINALELIRNFYNPNKVVVLRSDNINSTFDELLSFTKDMKMKDNKATFFVCRDYKCNQPVNTTTELENLLLL
- a CDS encoding RNA polymerase sigma factor encodes the protein MSSDNKFVRSLIENAKQGNNAAIEQLFQMNLAKIYAFAIRLTANKALAESITKETFIEAWKKINLVRSDASFLKWLSAITVYKTIDSLRSQKSKTKINHNELRELESKDELDKYILDLPDQERMIFVLNKIEGYSIEEISDMMGIKKDQVSIHLEIAHDKLISSEPSLSNETIMAEKISKVIPELQPSTDVRNGIFKYIMDVKIREQNELDKIAEELADKENQVKSGEEELSGKDRYPEEEIKKPKKSRKQFNFDPDLFKKIAYIILGLGAVIAAYIFITSGGGWEVIQLSGQPKINNNIMSKDDGFASESKIETDDASSVTVTIPEMGRLLIDNSSIVSRTKNSNEIILDKGQIKKFEGDASDVLIVTTPLAKFTELYKGSAFRLGVDETGTCKLTVESGWVIVNIKDFDSYVPKNFDCLISRGRYAIPYPSGSSPELINLLQNFSGINDPSVGTIMTQMTKKESLSLWHIIQLISTENRSIAFDRLNELVPAPSSVTKEGILALHKSMLLDWRQEIELKMD
- the lpdA gene encoding dihydrolipoyl dehydrogenase gives rise to the protein MNLTVIGGGPGGYAAAFLAADLGMDVTLIDLDKNPGGVCLYRGCIPSKALLHVAKLIHEAEEAKNWGIEFGAPKIDINKLRDFKNKVVDKLTNGLGQISKQRKINFIQGRASFINSSTLKIEKVDGQTIEHSFEKAIIATGSVIATIPSLNIQSKRLLNSTSALDLPEIPKSLLVVGGGYIGLELGSVYEALGTKVSVVEMMPGLLPGADRDLVNYLSLRIKKSFAEVMTNSKVLEMKEVKDGISVKIQDDKGNVTDKVYDYVLMSIGRKPETKGLGLENTKVTLTDRGWIKVDKQLRSTDPNIFAIGDIVGEPMLAHKASHEGRVAVEVIAGHKVTFEPLAIPAVVFTDPEIAWAGITEEQAKKGGIKYEVAKFPWAASGRAVTLDRNDGVTKLIVDPDTQRLLGIGICGPGAGELIAEGVLAIEMGANVTDLKLTIHPHPTLSETIMDAAEVFFGQSSHFYKPKR
- a CDS encoding aminopeptidase codes for the protein MKYEIAKNDLEKWADYLLNYSLDGIKKDDVVMVKGENICWPLMSVLQDKIFAAGGIADINIIAPDNDRGKVWGNSIAIHGSLEQINKVPQWHSDRYKAMTKYIEILGVSNPEYFRNAKEELAKEIMKADAPVKDIRLNKPWVLTLFPTNGFADMEGMTLQEYSDFIVKASTVDPRLLDEVEEDIFQLLKKSSEIKIQTVHPKTRKELELKLNIKGRNIIKCTGKRNFPDGEVFTSPDANSVEGEIFVDLPVFQGGMDIQGIYLRFDSGVIKEYSAEQGFEALKKIIETDEGSHRLGEVALGMNNGMNKVLKHPLFVEKVGGTLHIAIGQSYPEAYVDDNNSEEGKTKISELQSKGIYNQSAQHVDIVTDFRPGGSGKAVYVDDVKLEIENNIWIVPDK